Proteins encoded by one window of Flavobacterium sp. N502540:
- a CDS encoding acyl carrier protein, with protein MDTLDTTLKRNHEELFNLLKGFITEIIGEEFVEEMDITPESSFTKDLEMDSIEIVSFSEKIKGHFGDQIDFTGWLSAMDLDELINLDLNKIINYIYECQ; from the coding sequence AGAAATCATGAGGAGTTATTCAACCTTTTAAAAGGTTTTATTACAGAAATTATTGGTGAAGAATTTGTAGAAGAAATGGATATCACTCCGGAAAGTTCATTCACCAAAGATCTGGAAATGGACAGTATAGAGATTGTATCTTTTTCAGAAAAAATCAAAGGACACTTTGGCGATCAGATCGATTTCACGGGCTGGCTGTCTGCTATGGATTTGGATGAACTGATCAATCTTGATCTGAATAAGATCATTAATTATATCTACGAATGCCAATAA